A single Rubrivivax gelatinosus IL144 DNA region contains:
- a CDS encoding phospholipase D-like domain-containing protein produces the protein MSEPLIGGNHVALLADDDTGFAAMLEAVDSARDHVNVENLVDIDGHGLALLQRLAARARAGIRVNLLVDRGPLGDGAGEALQPLRLAGVSLGEHDTASWSSLFAGPPRRCEPRELLVVDGRDAFVGGLDVPAGRGRPDGARPGPRLRIQGPVLQRLQRVFVAHWQRFARGPMQQARYFPAQAPAGVQRVAVAVGDNGQHNPFIEALLGAVASASRRVLVASPCEAPPRRLVQALVQARARGVFVEVIVPRAGRGLLRGLPMRQTLQAAGVVVHEAQSGRWHARLSVVDGEWVGIGSTRLDWRNVVRDGEAGIVVIDPGLAGRLERVFEEDASQARAGAAQPQAGQHWRHAAPGGTAGRR, from the coding sequence TTGTCCGAGCCGCTGATCGGCGGCAACCACGTCGCGCTGCTGGCCGACGACGACACCGGCTTCGCCGCGATGCTCGAGGCGGTCGACTCAGCGCGCGACCACGTCAACGTCGAGAACCTGGTCGACATCGACGGTCACGGCCTGGCCCTGCTGCAGCGGCTGGCAGCGCGCGCACGGGCGGGCATCCGCGTCAACCTGCTGGTCGACCGCGGGCCGCTGGGCGACGGGGCCGGCGAGGCGCTGCAGCCGTTGCGTCTGGCCGGCGTCAGCCTCGGCGAACACGACACCGCGTCCTGGAGCAGCCTCTTCGCCGGCCCGCCGCGGCGCTGCGAGCCGCGTGAACTGCTGGTCGTCGACGGCCGCGACGCCTTCGTCGGCGGCCTGGACGTGCCCGCGGGGCGAGGCCGCCCCGACGGCGCGCGCCCGGGGCCGCGGCTGCGCATCCAGGGGCCGGTGCTGCAGCGGCTGCAGCGTGTCTTCGTCGCCCACTGGCAGCGCTTCGCGCGCGGGCCGATGCAGCAGGCGCGCTACTTTCCGGCCCAGGCGCCGGCCGGCGTGCAGCGGGTCGCGGTCGCCGTCGGCGACAACGGCCAGCACAACCCCTTCATCGAGGCGCTGCTGGGCGCCGTCGCCAGCGCGTCGCGCCGCGTGCTGGTGGCCAGCCCCTGCGAAGCGCCGCCGCGGCGCCTGGTGCAGGCGCTGGTGCAGGCGCGTGCCCGCGGCGTCTTCGTCGAGGTCATCGTGCCGCGCGCCGGCCGCGGCCTGCTGCGCGGCCTGCCGATGCGCCAGACGCTGCAGGCCGCCGGCGTCGTCGTGCACGAGGCGCAGTCCGGCCGCTGGCACGCACGGCTGAGCGTCGTCGACGGCGAATGGGTCGGCATCGGCTCGACCCGGCTGGACTGGCGCAACGTCGTGCGCGACGGCGAGGCCGGCATCGTCGTCATCGATCCCGGCCTGGCCGGCCGGCTGGAGCGGGTGTTCGAGGAGGATGCGTCGCAGGCGCGGGCCGGCGCGGCGCAGCCCCAGGCCGGGCAGCACTGGCGCCACGCGGCGCCTGGCGGCACGGCCGGCCGCCGCTGA
- a CDS encoding AI-2E family transporter produces the protein MHDGSRPTGPQQGIALRGLFVLAVLAFVKLAQPLLAPVLFALVLAVVLAPAVQSLRRRGVPEYVGAGLVVGALLASVLPLAAALAEPAAAWWQRAPEVLAELAVRLQRLRAAIPGLDTAGGGPGPIAEHLATEGMALTGLVLGRSLAFALSAAATVILLYFLLAGEHWLLPRAVQALPRPRQRALVLAGALAAQRDIGRFLSSLAMINAGVALAVGLGLHLAGLPNPLMWGVVSGVLNFIPYLGPVAIVGLLGVAGLLAFPTGWMPLLPPALFLAVHAVEANFIAPWFVGRRLVLSPVSVFLSVMLWGWLWGIAGALVAVPVLIGLRAVCRRTPRLRWLGVLLDGRRGTAPSLRTLLAARPRAPGDG, from the coding sequence GTGCACGACGGCTCCCGCCCGACCGGGCCCCAGCAGGGCATCGCGCTGCGGGGGCTTTTCGTTCTCGCCGTGCTGGCCTTCGTCAAGCTGGCGCAGCCGCTGCTGGCACCGGTGCTGTTCGCGCTGGTGCTGGCCGTCGTGCTGGCGCCGGCGGTGCAATCGCTGCGGCGTCGCGGCGTGCCGGAGTACGTCGGCGCCGGGCTCGTCGTCGGCGCGCTGCTGGCCAGCGTGCTGCCGCTGGCCGCGGCGCTGGCCGAACCCGCCGCCGCCTGGTGGCAGCGGGCGCCGGAGGTGCTGGCCGAGCTCGCCGTGCGGCTGCAGCGCCTGCGCGCGGCGATCCCGGGGCTGGACACTGCCGGCGGCGGGCCCGGGCCGATCGCCGAGCACCTGGCCACCGAAGGCATGGCGCTCACCGGGCTGGTGCTCGGCCGCAGCCTGGCGTTCGCGCTGTCGGCCGCGGCCACCGTCATCCTGCTGTACTTCCTGCTCGCCGGCGAGCACTGGCTGCTGCCGCGGGCGGTGCAGGCCCTGCCGCGGCCGCGCCAGCGGGCGCTGGTGCTGGCGGGCGCGCTGGCCGCGCAGCGCGACATCGGGCGCTTCCTGTCCTCGCTGGCGATGATCAACGCCGGCGTCGCGCTCGCCGTCGGCCTGGGCCTGCATCTGGCCGGGTTGCCCAACCCCTTGATGTGGGGCGTGGTCAGCGGGGTGCTGAACTTCATCCCCTATCTCGGCCCGGTGGCCATCGTCGGGCTGCTCGGCGTCGCCGGGCTGCTGGCCTTCCCGACCGGCTGGATGCCGCTGCTGCCGCCGGCGCTGTTCCTGGCCGTGCACGCCGTCGAGGCGAATTTCATCGCGCCCTGGTTCGTCGGCCGGCGCCTGGTGCTGAGCCCCGTGTCGGTCTTCCTCTCGGTGATGCTCTGGGGCTGGCTGTGGGGCATCGCCGGGGCGCTGGTGGCGGTGCCGGTGCTGATCGGCCTGCGGGCGGTGTGCCGCCGCACGCCGCGGCTGCGCTGGCTGGGGGTGCTGCTGGACGGTCGCCGCGGCACGGCCCCGTCCTTGCGCACGCTGCTGGCGGCCCGGCCGCGTGCGCCGGGCGACGGCTAG
- a CDS encoding BON domain-containing protein — protein sequence MKTTSLLLAAVLGLGTLATTGCAVTDGQSSVGQYVDDSTITTRVKKRMAEDPTVSAMRISVETLNGTVQLSGFATTQNEKDHAAQIARGVPDVKDVRNNITVRSASQ from the coding sequence ATGAAAACCACTTCCCTGCTGCTGGCCGCCGTGCTCGGCCTGGGCACGCTGGCGACGACCGGCTGTGCGGTGACCGACGGCCAGAGCAGCGTCGGCCAGTACGTCGACGATTCGACGATCACCACCCGCGTGAAGAAGCGCATGGCCGAGGACCCGACGGTGAGCGCGATGCGCATCAGCGTCGAGACGCTCAACGGCACGGTGCAGCTGTCGGGCTTCGCGACGACGCAGAACGAGAAGGACCACGCGGCCCAGATCGCGCGCGGCGTGCCCGACGTGAAGGACGTGCGCAACAACATCACGGTGCGCTCGGCCAGCCAGTGA
- a CDS encoding hemerythrin domain-containing protein, which produces MDPARNATAAPPRTHDARELLREDHRRLQQLCEEYASLVEGDASAADCSGLLARIGGRLRIHARIEDEIFYPALPAGETLTQARAEHERLDRQLRRLTESAQADGGVAALAEALRRHAAFEEERLFPLAEGLDLAELGKRLRARRVELTGDYDQPS; this is translated from the coding sequence ATGGATCCAGCCCGAAACGCCACCGCGGCCCCGCCGCGGACCCACGACGCGCGCGAACTGCTGCGCGAGGATCATCGCCGCCTGCAGCAGCTGTGCGAGGAGTACGCGAGCCTGGTCGAAGGCGACGCGAGCGCCGCCGATTGCAGCGGGCTGCTGGCGCGCATCGGCGGGCGTCTGCGCATCCATGCCCGCATCGAGGACGAGATCTTCTATCCGGCGCTGCCGGCCGGCGAGACGCTGACCCAGGCCCGTGCCGAGCACGAACGCCTGGACCGCCAGCTGCGCCGCCTGACCGAGTCGGCGCAGGCCGACGGCGGCGTCGCCGCGCTCGCCGAGGCCTTGCGCCGCCATGCCGCTTTCGAGGAGGAACGCCTGTTCCCGCTCGCCGAAGGGCTGGACCTCGCCGAACTCGGCAAACGCCTGCGCGCGCGCCGCGTCGAGCTGACCGGCGATTACGACCAGCCGTCCTGA
- a CDS encoding hemerythrin domain-containing protein, translated as MPRTSRAAQSAREQVLTDLKNDHKRVKKAYKDFEKLDSDDPEACRAIVEQVLLELQVHATLEEELLYPAAREALEQADLIDEAEVEHESAHQLIDQLRSLGPEDEKYAARFTVLCEYVLHHVKEEEGELFPALEQARLDWEQIAEAMSARRQELTADPSDDASVATGEGQTAGSLLAADGVSDDGLANSRKI; from the coding sequence ATGCCCCGTACATCACGCGCCGCCCAGTCCGCCCGGGAACAGGTCCTCACCGACCTGAAGAACGACCACAAGCGGGTCAAGAAGGCCTACAAGGACTTCGAGAAGCTCGACTCGGACGACCCCGAGGCCTGCCGGGCCATCGTCGAGCAGGTGCTGCTGGAACTGCAGGTCCACGCCACCCTCGAGGAAGAACTGCTCTACCCCGCCGCACGCGAGGCGCTCGAGCAGGCCGACCTCATCGACGAGGCCGAGGTCGAGCACGAGTCGGCCCACCAGCTGATCGACCAGCTGCGCAGCCTCGGCCCCGAGGACGAGAAGTACGCCGCCCGCTTCACCGTGCTGTGCGAGTACGTGCTGCACCACGTGAAGGAAGAGGAAGGCGAACTCTTCCCGGCTCTCGAACAGGCGCGCCTGGACTGGGAGCAGATCGCCGAGGCGATGAGCGCCCGGCGCCAGGAACTCACCGCCGACCCCAGCGACGACGCCAGCGTCGCCACCGGCGAGGGGCAGACCGCCGGCAGCCTGCTGGCCGCCGACGGCGTCTCCGACGACGGCCTGGCGAACTCGCGCAAGATCTGA
- the rpoN gene encoding RNA polymerase factor sigma-54 has translation MDLRAEHRQTQTLSPRLQHAVRLLQMSSLDFAAMVRDKMGQNPFLEPEEGEDGEPSAAPESETAGEDASPPVGEADSLSMEQGDDRDMWHADGPGSTRRAEDGEISAMEMMAVETTLNMHLHEQLNVLPLEPRDRALAQAIVESLDDDGYLRTPLEEVAQVLQLDPPPTPTELNIALKRVQSLDPAGIGARSVAECLQLQLSKIDCEATRLLAERIVSRHLQTLAAKDVNGLAHQLGETPARVEAVCDRIRRLDPRPGWRFGSSHIAYVVPDVLVKRVRGQWTVQLNPAIVPRVRFNHVYAELFQRHRSAQNTEMAGHLQDARWTLRNVEQRFSTILDVAQAIVRRQRHFLEYGPMAMKPLVLREIADEVGIHESTVSRVTNNKYMATPIGVFELKYFFSRAMISANGSACSATAIRGLIKDIIEAERPDRPMSDAEITRQLAQQGLVVARRTVTKYRQMLRIESVERRRRHS, from the coding sequence ATGGACCTGAGAGCGGAACACCGACAGACGCAGACGCTTTCGCCGCGCCTGCAGCACGCCGTGCGCCTGCTGCAGATGTCTTCGCTGGACTTTGCCGCGATGGTGCGCGACAAGATGGGCCAGAACCCCTTCCTCGAACCCGAGGAAGGCGAGGACGGCGAACCGTCGGCGGCGCCCGAAAGCGAGACCGCGGGCGAGGACGCGTCGCCCCCCGTGGGCGAGGCCGACAGCCTGTCGATGGAGCAGGGCGACGACCGCGACATGTGGCACGCCGACGGCCCGGGCTCGACCCGCCGCGCCGAGGACGGCGAGATCTCGGCGATGGAGATGATGGCCGTCGAGACGACGCTCAACATGCATCTGCACGAGCAGCTCAACGTGCTGCCGCTGGAGCCACGCGACCGGGCGCTGGCGCAGGCCATCGTCGAGTCGCTGGACGACGACGGCTACCTGCGCACGCCGCTGGAGGAGGTGGCCCAGGTGCTGCAGCTGGACCCGCCGCCGACGCCGACCGAACTGAACATCGCCTTGAAGCGTGTGCAGTCGCTGGACCCGGCCGGCATCGGCGCGCGCAGCGTCGCCGAGTGCCTGCAGCTGCAGCTGTCGAAGATCGATTGCGAAGCGACGCGGCTGCTGGCCGAGCGCATCGTCTCGCGCCACCTGCAGACGCTGGCGGCCAAGGACGTCAACGGCCTGGCCCACCAGCTCGGCGAGACGCCGGCGCGCGTCGAGGCGGTCTGCGACCGCATCCGCCGGCTCGACCCGCGCCCGGGCTGGCGCTTCGGGTCCTCGCACATCGCCTACGTCGTGCCCGACGTGCTGGTCAAGCGCGTGCGCGGGCAGTGGACGGTGCAGTTGAACCCGGCGATCGTGCCGCGCGTGCGCTTCAACCACGTCTACGCCGAGCTGTTCCAGCGCCACCGCAGCGCCCAGAACACCGAGATGGCCGGCCATCTGCAGGACGCGCGCTGGACGCTGCGCAACGTCGAGCAGCGCTTCTCGACCATCCTCGACGTCGCCCAGGCGATCGTGCGCCGCCAGCGCCACTTCCTCGAGTACGGCCCGATGGCGATGAAGCCGCTGGTGCTGCGCGAGATCGCCGACGAGGTCGGCATCCACGAGTCCACCGTGTCGCGGGTGACGAACAACAAGTACATGGCCACGCCGATCGGCGTCTTCGAGCTGAAGTACTTCTTCTCGCGGGCGATGATCAGCGCCAACGGCAGCGCCTGCTCGGCGACCGCGATCCGCGGCCTGATCAAGGACATCATCGAGGCCGAACGCCCGGATCGTCCGATGTCGGATGCGGAGATCACGCGCCAGCTCGCGCAGCAGGGCCTGGTCGTCGCCCGGCGCACGGTGACCAAGTACCGGCAGATGCTGCGCATCGAGTCGGTGGAGCGGCGGCGGCGGCATTCCTGA
- a CDS encoding CPBP family intramembrane glutamic endopeptidase — translation MTTPPLLAAEAPLPLRGLLRDIAAVFLLCFGLKLAATLLSLAAGWHGSVATLLGSALTLAAGFVLLKSMPDRRAGSGARWRLPGKGGAAFVVAALACLGLLLLQVMIVPAQGTWSPLLQHQGATAVVLYLLSYALIEPVGEELLFRGFLQSRMLAALGAPAALIGVNLLFSLGHWSSWTAMVFAVAFGLVLSLYRHGGGSLLACAAIHVVHNSLVYVDKYFFGVLVRV, via the coding sequence ATGACGACTCCCCCACTGCTCGCTGCCGAGGCCCCCCTTCCGCTGCGCGGGTTGCTCCGCGACATCGCGGCCGTCTTCCTGCTGTGCTTCGGATTGAAGCTCGCCGCGACGCTGCTGTCCTTGGCCGCCGGCTGGCATGGATCGGTGGCCACCCTGCTCGGCAGTGCGTTGACGCTGGCCGCTGGTTTCGTGCTGCTGAAGTCGATGCCGGATAGGCGCGCCGGCTCCGGCGCTCGATGGCGCTTGCCAGGGAAGGGAGGCGCGGCCTTCGTCGTCGCCGCCCTCGCCTGTCTGGGCCTCCTGCTCCTGCAGGTGATGATCGTGCCTGCCCAGGGCACGTGGTCGCCCTTGCTCCAGCACCAGGGCGCCACGGCCGTCGTTCTGTACCTGCTGAGCTATGCGCTGATCGAGCCGGTGGGCGAAGAGCTGCTCTTTCGTGGCTTCCTGCAGAGCCGCATGCTGGCCGCGCTAGGGGCTCCCGCGGCGCTGATCGGCGTCAACCTGTTGTTCAGCCTCGGACACTGGAGCTCCTGGACCGCGATGGTCTTCGCCGTGGCCTTCGGCCTCGTGCTCAGCCTCTATCGCCACGGCGGGGGCTCGCTGCTCGCCTGCGCGGCGATCCACGTCGTCCACAACTCGCTGGTCTACGTCGACAAGTATTTCTTCGGCGTGTTGGTCCGCGTCTGA
- a CDS encoding Bug family tripartite tricarboxylate transporter substrate binding protein codes for MQRRDWMRWALWSAVGGGAGSTALAQNPVNGYPKAGATLRYIVPFPPGGLTDVVARLVGQQLGARWGVNVVIDNKPGGGAQIGADAAAKSPGDGYTLLAITLAHAANATLFKGRAPFDLKRDLRPVALLAGSPMLVVVPAASPIKDFKDLVAQAHQRPLNTGSSGNGTPPHLTAELFADLTQTSLQHIPYKGGAPSLTDLIGGQLDVIFSNFPESIAHVKAGKLRALAITSPHRHPQVPEVPTTAELGLAQLQVENWTGILAPASTPDAIVDKLGAEAVAIIQSPEVAERARAQGFRIDARGPREFGSFLNAEIERWARIISASRIQPD; via the coding sequence ATGCAACGACGAGACTGGATGCGCTGGGCGCTGTGGAGCGCGGTCGGCGGCGGCGCGGGCAGCACCGCGCTGGCCCAGAACCCGGTGAACGGCTACCCCAAGGCGGGAGCCACGCTGCGCTACATCGTGCCCTTCCCGCCGGGCGGGTTGACCGACGTCGTCGCCCGCCTCGTCGGGCAACAGCTCGGGGCGCGATGGGGCGTCAACGTCGTCATCGACAACAAGCCTGGTGGCGGCGCGCAGATCGGCGCCGACGCGGCGGCCAAGTCACCCGGTGACGGCTACACGCTGCTGGCAATCACGCTGGCGCATGCCGCGAATGCCACGCTGTTCAAGGGGCGTGCTCCGTTCGACCTGAAACGCGACCTGCGGCCGGTGGCCTTGCTCGCAGGTTCGCCGATGCTCGTCGTCGTGCCCGCCGCCAGCCCGATCAAGGACTTCAAGGACCTGGTGGCGCAGGCGCACCAGCGGCCGCTGAACACCGGGTCCTCAGGCAACGGCACGCCGCCGCACCTGACGGCCGAGCTGTTCGCGGACCTGACGCAGACCTCGCTGCAGCACATCCCGTACAAGGGCGGCGCGCCCAGCCTGACCGACCTGATCGGCGGCCAGCTCGACGTCATCTTCTCCAACTTCCCGGAGAGCATCGCCCACGTCAAGGCCGGCAAGCTGCGCGCGCTGGCGATCACCAGCCCGCACCGTCACCCGCAGGTGCCGGAGGTGCCGACGACGGCCGAACTGGGGCTGGCGCAGCTGCAGGTGGAGAACTGGACCGGCATCCTGGCACCGGCCTCGACGCCGGACGCGATCGTCGACAAGCTCGGTGCCGAGGCGGTGGCTATCATCCAGAGCCCCGAGGTCGCCGAACGCGCGCGCGCCCAGGGCTTTCGCATCGACGCGCGCGGGCCGCGCGAATTCGGCAGCTTCCTCAACGCCGAGATCGAGCGCTGGGCGCGCATCATCTCGGCATCCAGGATTCAGCCAGATTGA
- a CDS encoding Ldh family oxidoreductase, producing MTRLSLAEAQARVAAVLRAAGAGAAMAESTARALVLAEAQGLASHGLSRVAQYATHLRNGRVDGSAKARLQRRRGGAILVDAGGGLAFPACELALREAEAAAREHGLAFAGVVRSHHAGVLADHLRPVAAAGMVGLAFTSSPAAMPAAGGRHAVFGTNPVAAVFPRRPLAALPDGGRDPLIIDLSLSEVARGKLLVAAQAGRPIPEGWALDAEGRPTTDARAGLAGSMLPIGSSTGTKGAMLALVVELLASALIGANFGFEASSFFVDEGNRPGLGQAFLVIDPDALAGRELYLDRVEVLVAEMLADEGVRLPGARREALRRRAASEGIEVDEALLAAWAASAHDDPGIGITK from the coding sequence ATGACGCGGCTGTCGCTGGCCGAAGCCCAGGCGCGCGTCGCCGCCGTGCTGCGCGCGGCCGGGGCCGGTGCCGCGATGGCCGAATCCACCGCGCGCGCCCTGGTGCTGGCCGAGGCTCAGGGGCTGGCCTCGCACGGCTTGTCGCGTGTCGCCCAGTACGCCACGCATCTTCGCAACGGCCGCGTCGACGGCAGCGCCAAGGCCCGGCTGCAGCGGCGGCGTGGCGGCGCGATCCTCGTCGACGCCGGCGGCGGCCTCGCCTTCCCGGCCTGCGAACTTGCGCTGCGCGAAGCCGAGGCCGCCGCGCGCGAGCACGGCCTGGCGTTCGCCGGCGTCGTGCGCAGCCATCACGCTGGCGTGCTCGCCGACCACCTGCGGCCGGTGGCGGCCGCGGGCATGGTGGGTCTGGCCTTCACGAGTTCTCCGGCCGCGATGCCGGCGGCCGGCGGCCGGCACGCGGTGTTCGGCACCAACCCGGTGGCGGCGGTGTTCCCGCGCCGTCCCCTGGCCGCGCTGCCGGACGGCGGGCGCGATCCGCTGATCATCGACCTGAGCCTGAGCGAAGTCGCGCGCGGCAAGCTGCTCGTCGCCGCGCAGGCCGGCCGGCCGATCCCGGAGGGCTGGGCACTCGACGCCGAGGGTCGGCCCACCACGGACGCGCGCGCCGGGCTGGCGGGCTCGATGCTGCCGATCGGCTCGTCCACCGGGACCAAGGGCGCGATGCTGGCACTGGTCGTCGAACTGCTGGCGAGCGCACTGATCGGCGCCAACTTCGGCTTCGAGGCCTCGAGCTTCTTCGTCGACGAGGGCAACCGGCCGGGGCTGGGACAGGCCTTCCTGGTCATCGATCCCGACGCCTTGGCCGGGCGGGAGCTTTATCTGGATCGTGTCGAAGTGCTGGTCGCCGAGATGCTGGCCGACGAGGGCGTGCGCCTGCCCGGCGCGCGGCGCGAGGCGCTGCGCCGGCGTGCGGCGAGCGAGGGCATCGAGGTCGACGAGGCGCTGCTCGCGGCGTGGGCCGCATCAGCCCATGACGACCCGGGAATTGGCATCACGAAATAA